One Triticum dicoccoides isolate Atlit2015 ecotype Zavitan chromosome 4B, WEW_v2.0, whole genome shotgun sequence genomic window carries:
- the LOC119292805 gene encoding cytochrome b561 and DOMON domain-containing protein At4g12980-like has translation MARLLVLAVTTVLLLLAAGATAQQQGCENATFPAGRSFARCNTLPVLGAGLYWTYHAANGTAELAFRAQSDAAGWVAWGINPSGAGMAGSNVFVASQGGSGAVSVLTTILRTTSPALDNTTLSFAVPVPPTAEYAAGAYTIYVTVALPGNSTQQNTVWQAGPLSGGAIMAHRMSGPNLQSVKRQDFLSG, from the coding sequence ATGGCGCGGCTCCTCGTACTCGCAGTCACCACCGTGCtgctgctcctcgccgccggcgcgaCCGCCCAGCAGCAGGGCTGCGAGAACGCGACGTTCCCGGCGGGCCGGTCGTTCGCGCGGTGCAACACCCTGCCCGTGCTCGGCGCCGGCCTGTACTGGACGTACCACGCCGCGAACGGCACTGCCGAGCTCGCGTTCCGCGCGCAGTCCGACGCCGCCGGCTGGGTCGCCTGGGGCATCAACCCCAGCGGCGCCGGCATGGCCGGGAGCAACGTCTTCGTCGCCTCGCAGGGCGGCAGCGGCGCCGTGTCCGTGCTCACCACCATCCTGCGCACCACGTCCCCCGCCCTGGACAACACCACCCTCTCGTTCGCCGTGCCGGTGCCGCCCACCGCCGAGTACGCGGCCGGCGCGTACACGATCTACGTGACGGTGGCGCTGCCGGGGAACTCCACACAGCAGAACACGGTGTGGCAGGCCGGCCCGCTCAGCGGCGGGGCCATAATggcgcaccggatgtccggcccgaaccTGCAGAGCGTCAAGAGGCAGGACTTCCTGTCCGGCTAG